In Pseudomonas sp. ADAK18, a single window of DNA contains:
- a CDS encoding pilus assembly protein TadG-related protein, whose translation MSPRRGYSRQRGVIGLVAVGTLALALVCMLLVVDSGRLYLEKRKLQGVADTAALEAVGRKGNCLSGLSAAGYASQSVARNSFVVGSGNTLVTTCGSLLTNATGMRTFVANPALSSAIQVVVAKSVTTSLAGAVWNLVSGKSLNLTTSLSAKAVAATPIASSAQLSISSTLASVNTASASLLNPLFSGLLGGSVNLSVAGWNGLLNTNISLLSYLNQLALNLGVAAGNYTQLLNTSVTATQLIQAAITVLTANGATADVLTALGSLQVAAINQAPLTLGSILQLQTGTTAAALNANLQVFQLIQGVVQLSNSQSAVAATLPVSLLGLANITTQVKVIEPPQLSAIGDPALAAANPLGPNRIYVRTAQLRTEVTVSLPVLSSLSGLTTAVNSLVAPLTPVLNGLLSLNLVTTLSSALCLLGAGCQQLDVLALPSSLSINVVLDVAGAESYVTAYSCPTGTVGTKSLTVTTKTALASLNIGSITNAFSNSTPMTVAPLPLIDIGTKTCHQILGIGSCGARVPFAGGGIGLVVNSPIASNQGQTGGQNLVFSSTTPFAMPPNVGLPPAYQAANSATNLAASLSGTLSGINLTAYQPVGNNPLGALITNTVSLLSGVSSIVIPAITSLLSSLLDPLINNLLNNLGISLVNVNVGANLTCGQTGEAYLVI comes from the coding sequence TCTCAGTGGTTTGAGCGCGGCGGGTTACGCGTCTCAGAGTGTGGCACGCAATAGCTTTGTGGTCGGCAGCGGTAATACTCTGGTGACCACTTGCGGGTCGTTGTTGACCAATGCCACGGGTATGCGCACCTTTGTCGCGAATCCGGCTCTGTCATCGGCCATTCAGGTGGTGGTTGCGAAAAGTGTTACGACCAGCCTGGCCGGGGCGGTCTGGAACTTGGTGTCGGGCAAGTCCCTCAATCTCACTACGTCGTTGTCGGCCAAGGCGGTCGCGGCCACTCCTATAGCTTCATCGGCCCAGCTGAGCATCAGTAGCACGCTGGCCAGTGTCAACACGGCCTCTGCCAGTCTGTTGAATCCGCTGTTCTCTGGTTTGCTGGGAGGGAGTGTCAACCTGAGTGTTGCGGGTTGGAATGGCCTGCTCAACACCAATATCAGCCTGCTGAGCTACCTCAACCAACTGGCACTCAACCTGGGTGTGGCTGCGGGCAACTACACGCAGTTGCTCAACACCAGTGTGACTGCCACACAGTTGATTCAGGCCGCCATCACCGTGCTGACCGCCAATGGCGCGACGGCCGATGTGCTGACCGCCTTGGGCAGCCTGCAGGTTGCGGCCATCAATCAGGCGCCACTGACCCTCGGCAGCATTTTGCAATTGCAGACGGGGACGACGGCGGCGGCGCTGAATGCCAACCTACAGGTGTTCCAGCTGATTCAGGGCGTGGTGCAACTGTCTAACAGTCAGAGCGCGGTGGCGGCGACGTTGCCTGTCAGTCTGTTGGGGCTGGCCAACATTACTACTCAGGTCAAGGTTATTGAGCCGCCGCAATTGTCAGCGATTGGTGATCCGGCCTTGGCGGCGGCGAATCCGTTGGGACCGAACAGAATTTATGTGCGCACGGCCCAACTGCGTACCGAGGTGACGGTGAGTTTGCCGGTATTGTCCAGTTTGTCGGGGCTGACGACTGCGGTGAATAGCCTGGTGGCACCCCTGACACCGGTGCTCAACGGTTTGTTAAGCCTGAACCTGGTGACCACCCTGAGTTCGGCGCTTTGCCTGCTGGGGGCCGGATGCCAACAGCTGGATGTGTTGGCGCTGCCCTCATCGTTGTCCATCAATGTCGTGCTGGATGTCGCGGGTGCCGAGAGCTACGTCACCGCATACAGTTGCCCCACGGGAACTGTCGGTACCAAGAGCCTGACAGTGACTACCAAGACCGCCCTGGCTTCGTTGAATATCGGCAGTATCACCAACGCATTTTCCAACTCGACACCGATGACGGTAGCGCCCCTGCCGCTGATTGATATTGGCACCAAGACCTGTCACCAGATACTCGGCATTGGCAGCTGCGGCGCGCGGGTGCCTTTTGCCGGCGGTGGTATAGGCCTCGTCGTCAACAGCCCGATTGCCAGCAACCAGGGCCAAACGGGCGGCCAAAATCTAGTGTTTTCCAGCACTACGCCGTTTGCCATGCCACCCAACGTCGGGCTGCCTCCTGCCTACCAGGCGGCAAACTCGGCGACGAATCTGGCCGCCAGTCTTTCCGGTACATTAAGCGGTATCAACCTGACGGCCTATCAACCCGTGGGCAATAACCCGCTGGGCGCTCTCATTACCAATACGGTCTCGTTGCTCAGTGGTGTCAGCAGCATCGTGATACCTGCAATCACCTCCCTCCTGAGCTCGCTGCTGGACCCGCTGATCAACAACCTGCTGAACAACCTGGGCATTAGCCTGGTGAACGTGAACGTCGGCGCCAACCTGACTTGCGGCCAGACCGGGGAAGCGTATCTGGTGATTTAA